In Primulina eburnea isolate SZY01 chromosome 14, ASM2296580v1, whole genome shotgun sequence, the following proteins share a genomic window:
- the LOC140812123 gene encoding probable ubiquitin-conjugating enzyme E2 23 isoform X1 encodes MNVFIVCQMESQRSPDPNEPTTTTEDATIKQCYSTCGSNRDPDLSYANISGEVLRNLQNVSYIYRHDVVSSKINSKIGIVTEVAGDSDTDSIVTDDDDEEDEDERDDEAGSKEECYEERNKNSDENSTGKFGDNDSKHGTLSVDQVRVLWLEESETKESTNDVAVIDRGFLQGDYVAATSDPTGQIGIVVDISTTVDLLMHDGSVLKDQSSRDLKRIREFTVGDHVVLGPWLGRIEDVSDNVTVLFDDGSICKVMNADPLRLKPAGKNILEDGHFPYYPGQHVKASSSSVFKNSRWLSGLWKANRLEGTVTKVAVGSVFIFWIASAGYGPDSDNTPDEEQSPKNLKLLSCFAHTIWQLGDWCLLPLAVEFSLTLLDKEQSKSEAQDFVKYEQESAETGDKSDAEMATNVELTGNVVLMQHDSEALFNKNIKSSENSSLAGSSLCSSVTPSKEAVHETWPLHRKKIRKVVVRKDKKARKKVENFERALLIVNTKTKVDVAWQDGTIKLGMDSTSLIPIDSLGDHEFVAEQYVVEKAADDSNDGTEIRRVGVVKSVNAKERTSCVRWLKPVLRAEDPREFDREEVVSVYELEGHPDYDYCYGDVVVRLSSVTFPTKTFIEDSSLNSSHESKHDEGNSAHDMSSEFSDLSWVGNITGLKDGDIEVTWADGMISSVGPHEIYVVGRDDDESIAAASGASDDAASWETVEDDNIESIDDDKEDPMSDNSSDVEPDIEDSNLAAENSGKNGVLSFPLAALGFVTRIASGIFSRGRKDSDSMELNIKSEDDFHLDGLTSNKDPCNGSSSQKLNDIEDKHSKLSIDSKGEEHNAKASDLLEVAETLCHLKLTESNVSLFKGFDIVTDPFDHYFSGAPAQNSVARKWLKKVQQDWNILQNNLPEGIYVRAYEDRMDLLRAVIVGAYGTPYQDGLFFFDFQLPPEYPDVPPSAYYYSGGWRINPNLYEEGKVCLSLLNTWTGRGNEVWHPSTSSILQVLVSLQGLVLNSKPYFNEAGYDKQVGTAEGEKNSLSYNENTFLLNCKTMMYLIRKPPKDFEGLVFEHFRKRGYYILKACDAYMKGHLIGSLTRDASVSSDSNSNLNSIGFKLMLAKVVPKLFNALTGVGAKCQEFKHLQPS; translated from the exons ATGAATGTCTTTATTGTTTGTCAGATGGAATCTCAGCGGAGTCCTGATCCTAATGAACCTACCACTACTACAGAGGACGCCACCATTAAACAATGTTATTCAACATGTGGATCAAATAGAGATCCCGACTTGAGCTATGCAAATATATCAGGCGAGGTTCTAAGGAACTTGCAGAATGTTTCATACATTTATCGGCATGATGTTGTGAGTAGCAAAATTAACAGTAAGATTGGTATTGTGACTGAAGTTGCTGGTGATTCAGATACCGATAGCATTGTaacagatgatgatgatgaagaggatGAAGATGAAAGAGATGATGAAGCTGGCTCTAAAGAGGAGTGTTATGAGGAAAGAAACAAAAATTCGGATGAAAATTCTACTGGAAAATTTGGTGATAATGACTCTAAGCACGGAACCCTCTCAGTAGACCAAGTTAGAGTGCTTTGGTTGGAGGAATCTGAAACAAAAGAAAGTACTAATGACGTGGCAGTTATTGATAGAGGATTTTTACAAGGGGATTATGTTGCTGCTACTTCAGATCCAACTGGTCAAATCGGGATTGTGGTTGATATCAGTACTACCGTTGATTTATTAATGCATGATGGATCTGTATTGAAAGATCAGTCATCCAGGGACCTTAAACGCATTAGAGAATTCACCGTAGGCGACCATGTTGTCCTTGGGCCCTGGTTGGGTAGAATTGAAGATGTTTCTGATAATGTGACTGTTCTATTTGATGATGGTTCTATCTGCAAGGTCATGAATGCTGACCCATTGCGCCTCAAACCAGCTGGAAAGAACATCCTAGAAGATGGACATTTTCCATATTATCCCGGCCAACACGTGAAGGCAAGCTCGTCATCAGTTTTCAAAAATTCTAGGTGGCTATCTGGATTGTGGAAAGCTAATAGGTTGGAAGGCACAGTGACCAAAGTAGCTGTAGGATCAGTGTTCATTTTCTGGATTGCTTCTGCTGGGTATGGGCCTGATTCTGATAACACTCCAGATGAAGAGCAGAGTCCTAAGAACTTAAAACTGCTGTCTTGTTTTGCACATACAATTTGGCAGTTGGGTGATTGGTGCCTCCTTCCATTGGCCGTGGAGTTCTCACTTACACTATTGGACAAGgaacaatcaaaatcagaagcTCAGGATTTTGTGAAATATGAACAGGAATCAGCTGAAACAGGCGACAAGTCTGATGCAGAAATGGCCACTAATGTGGAATTAACTGGGAATGTTGTACTCATGCAGCATGATTCAGAGGCTTTatttaacaaaaacataaaatcatcagagAACAGTTCCCTTGCAGGATCCAGTTTATGCAGTTCGGTGACACCTTCAAAGGAAGCTGTGCATGAAACTTGGCCCCTTCACCGTAAAAAGATTCGTAAAGTTGTAGTTAGGAAGGACAAGAAAGCCCGGAAGAAGgtagaaaattttgaaagagccCTTTTAATTGTCAATACCAAGACAAAAGTTGATGTTGCATGGCAGGATGGAACAATAAAATTGGGCATGGATTCCACATCCTTGATTCCCATTGATAGTCTTGGGGATCATGAATTTGTTGCTGAGCAGTATGTGGTGGAGAAAGCTGCTGATGACAGTAATGATGGCACTGAGATCCGACGTGTCGGGGTTGTTAAAAGTGTAAATGCAAAAGAACGGACATCTTGTGTCAGATGGTTGAAGCCTGTACTGAGGGCAGAGGACCCCAGAGAATTTGACAGAGAGGAAGTGGTAAGTGTTTATGAGCTGGAGGGCCATCCAGATTATGATTATTGTTATGGAGATGTAGTTGTTCGGCTTTCATCAGTAACTTTTCCTACCAAAACTTTTATTGAAGACAGTTCACTTAATAGTTCACATGAGTCAAAGCATGACGAGGGAAACTCTGCTCATGACATGTCTTCGGAATTTTCGGATCTCTCTTGGGTTGGGAACATCACTGGGCTGAAAGACGGTGACATAGAAGTCACATGGGCTGATGGGATGATATCCTCG GTTGGTCCCCATGAAATATATGTTGTTGGTCGTGATGATGATGAATCTATTGCAGCTGCAAGTGGTGCTAGCGATGATGCTGCCAGCTGGGAAACTGTTGAAGATGATAACATTGAGAGTATTGATGATGACAAGGAG GATCCCATGTCGGACAATTCTAGTGACGTCGAACCTGATATTGAAGATAGCAACTTGGCGGCAGAAAATTCTGGAAAGAATGGTGTGCTCTCATTTCCCCTTGCTGCTCTTGGTTTTGTGACCAGAATAGCCTCTGGAATATTTTCAAGGGGACGAAAGGATTCTGATTCGATGGAGTTAAATATCAAAAGTGAAGATGATTTTCATTTAGATGGATTGACTTCGAATAAGGATCCTTGTAATGGATCAAGCTCTCAAAAACTTAATGATATAGAGGATAAACATTCGAAGCTAAGCATTGATAGTAAGGGTGAGGAGCACAATGCTAAGGCATCTGATTTATTAGAAGTTGCGGAAACACTATGCCACTTAAAATTGACAGAATCAAATGTTTCATTATTCAAAGGCTTTGATATTGTCACAGATCCTTTTGACCACTACTTCTCTGGTGCACCGGCGCAG AATAGTGTTGCAAGGAAATGGCTCAAGAAAGTGCAACAAGACTGGAATATTCTTCAAAATAACCTACCAG AGGGAATATATGTACGTGCCTATGAAGATAGAATGGATCTTTTGAGGGCAGTCATAGTTGGAGCATATGGGACGCCTTACCAAGATGGCCTTTTCTTCTTTGATTTTCAACTTCCACCAGAATATCCTGATGTTCCGCCT TCTGCATATTATTATTCTGGAGGATGGCGAATAAATCCAAATTTGTACGAGGAGGGAAAAGTTTGCCTCAGTCTTCTGAATACCTGGACAGGTAGAGGAAATGAGGTCTGGCATCCTTCAACGTCGAGCATTCTTCAAGTATTAGTTTCTCTTCAGGGACTTGTGCTAAATTCGAAGCCATATTTCAACGAGGCTGGATATGACAAACAAGTCGGGACAGCTGAAGGGGAGAAAAATTCATTGTCTTACAATGAGAATACATTTCTATTGAACTGTAAGACCATGATGTATCTGATACGAAAGCCCCCAAAG GACTTTGAAGGCCTGGTTTTTGAGCACTTCAGGAAGCGCGGGTACTACATTCTAAAGGCCTGTGACGCATATATGAAAGGACACCTCATTGGCTCACTCACAAGGGACGCTTCTGTATCTAGTGATAGTAATTCTAACTTGAATTCAATCGGTTTCAAGCTAATGCTTGCTAAAGTTGTACCGAAACTTTTCAATGCATTGACTGGAGTTGGCGCCAAATGTCAGGAATTTAAGCATCTCCAACCCTCGTAG
- the LOC140812123 gene encoding probable ubiquitin-conjugating enzyme E2 23 isoform X3, protein MNVFIVCQMESQRSPDPNEPTTTTEDATIKQCYSTCGSNRDPDLSYANISGEVLRNLQNVSYIYRHDVVSSKINSKIGIVTEVAGDSDTDSIVTDDDDEEDEDERDDEAGSKEECYEERNKNSDENSTGKFGDNDSKHGTLSVDQVRVLWLEESETKESTNDVAVIDRGFLQGDYVAATSDPTGQIGIVVDISTTVDLLMHDGSVLKDQSSRDLKRIREFTVGDHVVLGPWLGRIEDVSDNVTVLFDDGSICKVMNADPLRLKPAGKNILEDGHFPYYPGQHVKASSSSVFKNSRWLSGLWKANRLEGTVTKVAVGSVFIFWIASAGYGPDSDNTPDEEQSPKNLKLLSCFAHTIWQLGDWCLLPLAVEFSLTLLDKEQSKSEAQDFVKYEQESAETGDKSDAEMATNVELTGNVVLMQHDSEALFNKNIKSSENSSLAGSSLCSSVTPSKEAVHETWPLHRKKIRKVVVRKDKKARKKVENFERALLIVNTKTKVDVAWQDGTIKLGMDSTSLIPIDSLGDHEFVAEQYVVEKAADDSNDGTEIRRVGVVKSVNAKERTSCVRWLKPVLRAEDPREFDREEVVSVYELEGHPDYDYCYGDVVVRLSSVTFPTKTFIEDSSLNSSHESKHDEGNSAHDMSSEFSDLSWVGNITGLKDGDIEVTWADGMISSVGPHEIYVVGRDDDESIAAASGASDDAASWETVEDDNIESIDDDKEDPMSDNSSDVEPDIEDSNLAAENSGKNGVLSFPLAALGFVTRIASGIFSRGRKDSDSMELNIKSEDDFHLDGLTSNKDPCNGSSSQKLNDIEDKHSKLSIDSKGEEHNAKASDLLEVAETLCHLKLTESNVSLFKGFDIVTDPFDHYFSGAPAQNSVARKWLKKVQQDWNILQNNLPEGIYVRAYEDRMDLLRAVIVGAYGTPYQDGLFFFDFQLPPEYPDVPPVRNLCIAIPGPSFI, encoded by the exons ATGAATGTCTTTATTGTTTGTCAGATGGAATCTCAGCGGAGTCCTGATCCTAATGAACCTACCACTACTACAGAGGACGCCACCATTAAACAATGTTATTCAACATGTGGATCAAATAGAGATCCCGACTTGAGCTATGCAAATATATCAGGCGAGGTTCTAAGGAACTTGCAGAATGTTTCATACATTTATCGGCATGATGTTGTGAGTAGCAAAATTAACAGTAAGATTGGTATTGTGACTGAAGTTGCTGGTGATTCAGATACCGATAGCATTGTaacagatgatgatgatgaagaggatGAAGATGAAAGAGATGATGAAGCTGGCTCTAAAGAGGAGTGTTATGAGGAAAGAAACAAAAATTCGGATGAAAATTCTACTGGAAAATTTGGTGATAATGACTCTAAGCACGGAACCCTCTCAGTAGACCAAGTTAGAGTGCTTTGGTTGGAGGAATCTGAAACAAAAGAAAGTACTAATGACGTGGCAGTTATTGATAGAGGATTTTTACAAGGGGATTATGTTGCTGCTACTTCAGATCCAACTGGTCAAATCGGGATTGTGGTTGATATCAGTACTACCGTTGATTTATTAATGCATGATGGATCTGTATTGAAAGATCAGTCATCCAGGGACCTTAAACGCATTAGAGAATTCACCGTAGGCGACCATGTTGTCCTTGGGCCCTGGTTGGGTAGAATTGAAGATGTTTCTGATAATGTGACTGTTCTATTTGATGATGGTTCTATCTGCAAGGTCATGAATGCTGACCCATTGCGCCTCAAACCAGCTGGAAAGAACATCCTAGAAGATGGACATTTTCCATATTATCCCGGCCAACACGTGAAGGCAAGCTCGTCATCAGTTTTCAAAAATTCTAGGTGGCTATCTGGATTGTGGAAAGCTAATAGGTTGGAAGGCACAGTGACCAAAGTAGCTGTAGGATCAGTGTTCATTTTCTGGATTGCTTCTGCTGGGTATGGGCCTGATTCTGATAACACTCCAGATGAAGAGCAGAGTCCTAAGAACTTAAAACTGCTGTCTTGTTTTGCACATACAATTTGGCAGTTGGGTGATTGGTGCCTCCTTCCATTGGCCGTGGAGTTCTCACTTACACTATTGGACAAGgaacaatcaaaatcagaagcTCAGGATTTTGTGAAATATGAACAGGAATCAGCTGAAACAGGCGACAAGTCTGATGCAGAAATGGCCACTAATGTGGAATTAACTGGGAATGTTGTACTCATGCAGCATGATTCAGAGGCTTTatttaacaaaaacataaaatcatcagagAACAGTTCCCTTGCAGGATCCAGTTTATGCAGTTCGGTGACACCTTCAAAGGAAGCTGTGCATGAAACTTGGCCCCTTCACCGTAAAAAGATTCGTAAAGTTGTAGTTAGGAAGGACAAGAAAGCCCGGAAGAAGgtagaaaattttgaaagagccCTTTTAATTGTCAATACCAAGACAAAAGTTGATGTTGCATGGCAGGATGGAACAATAAAATTGGGCATGGATTCCACATCCTTGATTCCCATTGATAGTCTTGGGGATCATGAATTTGTTGCTGAGCAGTATGTGGTGGAGAAAGCTGCTGATGACAGTAATGATGGCACTGAGATCCGACGTGTCGGGGTTGTTAAAAGTGTAAATGCAAAAGAACGGACATCTTGTGTCAGATGGTTGAAGCCTGTACTGAGGGCAGAGGACCCCAGAGAATTTGACAGAGAGGAAGTGGTAAGTGTTTATGAGCTGGAGGGCCATCCAGATTATGATTATTGTTATGGAGATGTAGTTGTTCGGCTTTCATCAGTAACTTTTCCTACCAAAACTTTTATTGAAGACAGTTCACTTAATAGTTCACATGAGTCAAAGCATGACGAGGGAAACTCTGCTCATGACATGTCTTCGGAATTTTCGGATCTCTCTTGGGTTGGGAACATCACTGGGCTGAAAGACGGTGACATAGAAGTCACATGGGCTGATGGGATGATATCCTCG GTTGGTCCCCATGAAATATATGTTGTTGGTCGTGATGATGATGAATCTATTGCAGCTGCAAGTGGTGCTAGCGATGATGCTGCCAGCTGGGAAACTGTTGAAGATGATAACATTGAGAGTATTGATGATGACAAGGAG GATCCCATGTCGGACAATTCTAGTGACGTCGAACCTGATATTGAAGATAGCAACTTGGCGGCAGAAAATTCTGGAAAGAATGGTGTGCTCTCATTTCCCCTTGCTGCTCTTGGTTTTGTGACCAGAATAGCCTCTGGAATATTTTCAAGGGGACGAAAGGATTCTGATTCGATGGAGTTAAATATCAAAAGTGAAGATGATTTTCATTTAGATGGATTGACTTCGAATAAGGATCCTTGTAATGGATCAAGCTCTCAAAAACTTAATGATATAGAGGATAAACATTCGAAGCTAAGCATTGATAGTAAGGGTGAGGAGCACAATGCTAAGGCATCTGATTTATTAGAAGTTGCGGAAACACTATGCCACTTAAAATTGACAGAATCAAATGTTTCATTATTCAAAGGCTTTGATATTGTCACAGATCCTTTTGACCACTACTTCTCTGGTGCACCGGCGCAG AATAGTGTTGCAAGGAAATGGCTCAAGAAAGTGCAACAAGACTGGAATATTCTTCAAAATAACCTACCAG AGGGAATATATGTACGTGCCTATGAAGATAGAATGGATCTTTTGAGGGCAGTCATAGTTGGAGCATATGGGACGCCTTACCAAGATGGCCTTTTCTTCTTTGATTTTCAACTTCCACCAGAATATCCTGATGTTCCGCCTGTAAGAAACCTATGCATTGCCATTCCGGGTCCATCATTCATTTAA
- the LOC140812123 gene encoding probable ubiquitin-conjugating enzyme E2 23 isoform X2 — MESQRSPDPNEPTTTTEDATIKQCYSTCGSNRDPDLSYANISGEVLRNLQNVSYIYRHDVVSSKINSKIGIVTEVAGDSDTDSIVTDDDDEEDEDERDDEAGSKEECYEERNKNSDENSTGKFGDNDSKHGTLSVDQVRVLWLEESETKESTNDVAVIDRGFLQGDYVAATSDPTGQIGIVVDISTTVDLLMHDGSVLKDQSSRDLKRIREFTVGDHVVLGPWLGRIEDVSDNVTVLFDDGSICKVMNADPLRLKPAGKNILEDGHFPYYPGQHVKASSSSVFKNSRWLSGLWKANRLEGTVTKVAVGSVFIFWIASAGYGPDSDNTPDEEQSPKNLKLLSCFAHTIWQLGDWCLLPLAVEFSLTLLDKEQSKSEAQDFVKYEQESAETGDKSDAEMATNVELTGNVVLMQHDSEALFNKNIKSSENSSLAGSSLCSSVTPSKEAVHETWPLHRKKIRKVVVRKDKKARKKVENFERALLIVNTKTKVDVAWQDGTIKLGMDSTSLIPIDSLGDHEFVAEQYVVEKAADDSNDGTEIRRVGVVKSVNAKERTSCVRWLKPVLRAEDPREFDREEVVSVYELEGHPDYDYCYGDVVVRLSSVTFPTKTFIEDSSLNSSHESKHDEGNSAHDMSSEFSDLSWVGNITGLKDGDIEVTWADGMISSVGPHEIYVVGRDDDESIAAASGASDDAASWETVEDDNIESIDDDKEDPMSDNSSDVEPDIEDSNLAAENSGKNGVLSFPLAALGFVTRIASGIFSRGRKDSDSMELNIKSEDDFHLDGLTSNKDPCNGSSSQKLNDIEDKHSKLSIDSKGEEHNAKASDLLEVAETLCHLKLTESNVSLFKGFDIVTDPFDHYFSGAPAQNSVARKWLKKVQQDWNILQNNLPEGIYVRAYEDRMDLLRAVIVGAYGTPYQDGLFFFDFQLPPEYPDVPPSAYYYSGGWRINPNLYEEGKVCLSLLNTWTGRGNEVWHPSTSSILQVLVSLQGLVLNSKPYFNEAGYDKQVGTAEGEKNSLSYNENTFLLNCKTMMYLIRKPPKDFEGLVFEHFRKRGYYILKACDAYMKGHLIGSLTRDASVSSDSNSNLNSIGFKLMLAKVVPKLFNALTGVGAKCQEFKHLQPS; from the exons ATGGAATCTCAGCGGAGTCCTGATCCTAATGAACCTACCACTACTACAGAGGACGCCACCATTAAACAATGTTATTCAACATGTGGATCAAATAGAGATCCCGACTTGAGCTATGCAAATATATCAGGCGAGGTTCTAAGGAACTTGCAGAATGTTTCATACATTTATCGGCATGATGTTGTGAGTAGCAAAATTAACAGTAAGATTGGTATTGTGACTGAAGTTGCTGGTGATTCAGATACCGATAGCATTGTaacagatgatgatgatgaagaggatGAAGATGAAAGAGATGATGAAGCTGGCTCTAAAGAGGAGTGTTATGAGGAAAGAAACAAAAATTCGGATGAAAATTCTACTGGAAAATTTGGTGATAATGACTCTAAGCACGGAACCCTCTCAGTAGACCAAGTTAGAGTGCTTTGGTTGGAGGAATCTGAAACAAAAGAAAGTACTAATGACGTGGCAGTTATTGATAGAGGATTTTTACAAGGGGATTATGTTGCTGCTACTTCAGATCCAACTGGTCAAATCGGGATTGTGGTTGATATCAGTACTACCGTTGATTTATTAATGCATGATGGATCTGTATTGAAAGATCAGTCATCCAGGGACCTTAAACGCATTAGAGAATTCACCGTAGGCGACCATGTTGTCCTTGGGCCCTGGTTGGGTAGAATTGAAGATGTTTCTGATAATGTGACTGTTCTATTTGATGATGGTTCTATCTGCAAGGTCATGAATGCTGACCCATTGCGCCTCAAACCAGCTGGAAAGAACATCCTAGAAGATGGACATTTTCCATATTATCCCGGCCAACACGTGAAGGCAAGCTCGTCATCAGTTTTCAAAAATTCTAGGTGGCTATCTGGATTGTGGAAAGCTAATAGGTTGGAAGGCACAGTGACCAAAGTAGCTGTAGGATCAGTGTTCATTTTCTGGATTGCTTCTGCTGGGTATGGGCCTGATTCTGATAACACTCCAGATGAAGAGCAGAGTCCTAAGAACTTAAAACTGCTGTCTTGTTTTGCACATACAATTTGGCAGTTGGGTGATTGGTGCCTCCTTCCATTGGCCGTGGAGTTCTCACTTACACTATTGGACAAGgaacaatcaaaatcagaagcTCAGGATTTTGTGAAATATGAACAGGAATCAGCTGAAACAGGCGACAAGTCTGATGCAGAAATGGCCACTAATGTGGAATTAACTGGGAATGTTGTACTCATGCAGCATGATTCAGAGGCTTTatttaacaaaaacataaaatcatcagagAACAGTTCCCTTGCAGGATCCAGTTTATGCAGTTCGGTGACACCTTCAAAGGAAGCTGTGCATGAAACTTGGCCCCTTCACCGTAAAAAGATTCGTAAAGTTGTAGTTAGGAAGGACAAGAAAGCCCGGAAGAAGgtagaaaattttgaaagagccCTTTTAATTGTCAATACCAAGACAAAAGTTGATGTTGCATGGCAGGATGGAACAATAAAATTGGGCATGGATTCCACATCCTTGATTCCCATTGATAGTCTTGGGGATCATGAATTTGTTGCTGAGCAGTATGTGGTGGAGAAAGCTGCTGATGACAGTAATGATGGCACTGAGATCCGACGTGTCGGGGTTGTTAAAAGTGTAAATGCAAAAGAACGGACATCTTGTGTCAGATGGTTGAAGCCTGTACTGAGGGCAGAGGACCCCAGAGAATTTGACAGAGAGGAAGTGGTAAGTGTTTATGAGCTGGAGGGCCATCCAGATTATGATTATTGTTATGGAGATGTAGTTGTTCGGCTTTCATCAGTAACTTTTCCTACCAAAACTTTTATTGAAGACAGTTCACTTAATAGTTCACATGAGTCAAAGCATGACGAGGGAAACTCTGCTCATGACATGTCTTCGGAATTTTCGGATCTCTCTTGGGTTGGGAACATCACTGGGCTGAAAGACGGTGACATAGAAGTCACATGGGCTGATGGGATGATATCCTCG GTTGGTCCCCATGAAATATATGTTGTTGGTCGTGATGATGATGAATCTATTGCAGCTGCAAGTGGTGCTAGCGATGATGCTGCCAGCTGGGAAACTGTTGAAGATGATAACATTGAGAGTATTGATGATGACAAGGAG GATCCCATGTCGGACAATTCTAGTGACGTCGAACCTGATATTGAAGATAGCAACTTGGCGGCAGAAAATTCTGGAAAGAATGGTGTGCTCTCATTTCCCCTTGCTGCTCTTGGTTTTGTGACCAGAATAGCCTCTGGAATATTTTCAAGGGGACGAAAGGATTCTGATTCGATGGAGTTAAATATCAAAAGTGAAGATGATTTTCATTTAGATGGATTGACTTCGAATAAGGATCCTTGTAATGGATCAAGCTCTCAAAAACTTAATGATATAGAGGATAAACATTCGAAGCTAAGCATTGATAGTAAGGGTGAGGAGCACAATGCTAAGGCATCTGATTTATTAGAAGTTGCGGAAACACTATGCCACTTAAAATTGACAGAATCAAATGTTTCATTATTCAAAGGCTTTGATATTGTCACAGATCCTTTTGACCACTACTTCTCTGGTGCACCGGCGCAG AATAGTGTTGCAAGGAAATGGCTCAAGAAAGTGCAACAAGACTGGAATATTCTTCAAAATAACCTACCAG AGGGAATATATGTACGTGCCTATGAAGATAGAATGGATCTTTTGAGGGCAGTCATAGTTGGAGCATATGGGACGCCTTACCAAGATGGCCTTTTCTTCTTTGATTTTCAACTTCCACCAGAATATCCTGATGTTCCGCCT TCTGCATATTATTATTCTGGAGGATGGCGAATAAATCCAAATTTGTACGAGGAGGGAAAAGTTTGCCTCAGTCTTCTGAATACCTGGACAGGTAGAGGAAATGAGGTCTGGCATCCTTCAACGTCGAGCATTCTTCAAGTATTAGTTTCTCTTCAGGGACTTGTGCTAAATTCGAAGCCATATTTCAACGAGGCTGGATATGACAAACAAGTCGGGACAGCTGAAGGGGAGAAAAATTCATTGTCTTACAATGAGAATACATTTCTATTGAACTGTAAGACCATGATGTATCTGATACGAAAGCCCCCAAAG GACTTTGAAGGCCTGGTTTTTGAGCACTTCAGGAAGCGCGGGTACTACATTCTAAAGGCCTGTGACGCATATATGAAAGGACACCTCATTGGCTCACTCACAAGGGACGCTTCTGTATCTAGTGATAGTAATTCTAACTTGAATTCAATCGGTTTCAAGCTAATGCTTGCTAAAGTTGTACCGAAACTTTTCAATGCATTGACTGGAGTTGGCGCCAAATGTCAGGAATTTAAGCATCTCCAACCCTCGTAG